The Sediminicola sp. YIK13 genomic sequence TCCCTCATGGACATCTGGTTCTTCCCTTTCTTTCCAATTAATTCGGTAATGGATATGGGGGTGTAGTTTAAATAAGTCTCGGCCAATACGTCCATGTTGTGCCTCATGTCTGGATTGATAAGGTAATGCGCCAGCATGGTATCAAAGCATTTGCCCTTTACCTTTATCTTGTACTTATCCAGAACCTTGATGTCATATTTAAGGTTCTGTCCTATTTTTTCGATTTTTTCGGATTCAAAGAAAGGTCTTAATTGTTCTATGATTTCCTGGGCCTCTTCCTTTTCTTCTGGAAACGGAATATAAAAGCCTTTGCCAGGTTCCCAACTAAAGGCGATCCCAACCAATTGTGCTTCCAAAGGGTTTAATGAGGTTGTTTCCGTGTCAAAACAGACCGAGGTCTGCTTTAACAAATTCTGAATAAATAATTTCATCGCCATTCCCGGTGCTACACTTTGGTAAATATGTGGAACATCCTTGATGGTCTTTCTGCTCGATACCGATTCCAGTGTTCCCGAAGGTTGGTTCACGTCCCCGCCAAACAGCGAAAACTGTCCGCCTCCGGCCTCTTGTGCTTGCTTTTTTGCAGTGGGGGTACTGCTTACTGGAGTGGTTGTGGTTTCTTCCTCGGTAGAGAATAACTTCAAGAACTGGTCTTTTAGCCTTCTAAATTCCAATTCTTCAAAGAGCTCTTGGACTTTTTCGCTATCGGGCATGGACAATTCATAGTCCTTGGCATTAAAAGTTACATCACAGGTAACGCAAATGGTTGCCAGCTTCTTGGATAGGATCCCCAATTCCTTGTTTTCTTGGATTTTCTCCTTCATTTTGCCCTTTAGCTTATCCGTATTCGCTAAAAGGTTTTCCATAGAGCCGAACTCTGCAATGAATTTTTTGGCCGTTTTGTCCCCAACACCTGGGAGTCCAGGAATATTGTCACTGGCATCGCCCATCATTCCCAAATAGTCTATGACCTGTTCGGGGCGCTCCACTCCAAATCGTTCTTTTACTTCCGGAATCCCCCAAATTTCTATGCCGTTACCCATTCTAGCAGGTCTGTACATAAAAATGTTTTCTGAAACCAGTTGCCCAAAATCCTTATCCGGGGTCACCATGAATACCTTATAATCCTCTTTTTCCGCCTGTTTGGCCAAGGTGCCAATAATATCATCTGCTTCCAATCCATAAAGCTCCACAACAGGGATGTGCATAGCTTTTAGGATATCTTGGATATAGGGTACGGCCTGCCTTATGGCATCTGGGGTTTCATCCCTATTGGCCTTGTAGTCTGCAAACATTTCTGTCCGTTCGGTGCTTCCCCCCTTATCAAAACAAACCGCCAAATGATCTGGTTTTTCTCTTTTGATAACATCAAAAAGGGAATTGACAAAGCCCATTACGGCAGAGGTGTCCATCCCCTTGGAATTTATTCTTGGATTTTTGATCAAGGCATAGTAGCCTCGGAAAATCAATGCATAAGCATCAAGTAAAAAAAGTCTTTTTTGTTCTGCCATTTTGGGTGGTCTAATTTATTTTCAAAGCTACAAAGATTATGATCTTTTTGGAACTACTTAAGGTTTAATATAGGATTCTGAGGGCTGGTTCACCTGCCCTTGATCTGTAATCATATTATAGGAAAATCCAGGATGTACGCAATACGATCCGGTTTCCCCTTTTTTATTGATAGCAATAAAGCCAATTTGAAAATCCTTTCTGTCTTTATTTTTGGCCATTATTCTCCTGACTCCCTCCTCACAGGCCTGCTGTGGTGATTTTCCCTGTCGCATGAGTTCCACAATTAAAAAACTACCTACGGTGCGCACCACTTCTTCCCCAACTCCAGTGGCCGTGGCCCCGCCTACCTCGTTGTCAACAAATAACCCAGCACCAATTATAGGCGAATCACCAATACGTCCACCGTATTTATAGGCCATCCCGCTGGTGGTGCAGGCCCCGGAAACATCCCCATTTTTATCTATGGCGAGCATCCCGATGGTATCGTGGTTTTCAATATTGATGACAGGCTTGTATTGGGAGGTTTTTTTCCATTCCAGCCATTCCTTTTTGGATTTTTCGGTAAGGAGGTCCTCCTGTACAAAACCATTTGCGTAGGCAAACTGTTCTGCCCCTTTTCCTGCCAACATCACATGTGGGGTTTTTTCCATCACCTTGCGGGCAACGGCAACGGCATGGGTGATATTTTGAAGGTAGACTACAGCTCCACAATTACCATCTTTGTCCATGATACAGGCATCCAGGGTGACATTTCCGTCCCTGTCCGGTCTACCTCCCTTGCCCACGGTCTGGTTGTCTACATCGGCCTCTTCAATCATGACCCCTTGTTCCACGGCATCGAGTGAATTTCCTCCGGCGCTGAGCACCTCCCAGGCTTTGGCCGTGGCATTGGCGAAGTTCCAGGTACAGATCACAATAGGGAACGGTGTATTAAGGCTTTGTGCAGCCGTTAAGGAATTGGACCCGTCCGTATCAAAGGAAGCAAGTATGGGAGTAGAAATTAATCCGGCCGTACCTATCGTGGAATTTTTAAGGAAATTTCTGCGTTTCATCTGTCTGGGTTGCTTATTTTTAAGGACCTAAATATAGGGAATATGATCATAGAAGTATGTGCCAATTCTTTGGAATCTGCCTTGAATGCCCAAAAAGGAGGAGCGGATAGAATTGAACTTTGTGCGGAACTTGGAGTTGGCGGAATAACGCCATCCCCAGGGCTGATGAAAAGTGTCAAAAAGCATATTACCATCCCCATTCATGTGCTGATAAGACCCAGAAGTGGGGATTTCACCTATTCAAAATCCGATTTTGAAACCATCAAAAATGATATTCTTTTTTGCAAGGACATGGGGTTTGAGGGTGTTGTCTCTGGCGTGTTGTATAAAGATTTTAAAATTGATATTGAACGTACCAAAGAAATGGTAGACCTGGCCAAGGGAATGGAGTTTACATTTCATAGGGCCTTTGATTGGGTGCTAAATCCTATGGAAGCTTTGGATCAACTGCAAGGGCTCGGAGTTGCAAATATTTTGACCTCTGGTCAAGAGATTTCGGCCCTAAAGGGTTTGCAGTTGTTGGAAAGATTGCAGGAAAAGGCTTCTGTATGTACAATAATGCCTGGAGGAGGTGTTAAACCAGAAAATGTGTTGGAGTTCAAGAAAAGGGAATTTAAAGCGGTACATTTATCGGGAACAAAATTTTATAAAACCCTGGATGCCCTTCCCGGTATTTCTATGAACAGTCCTGTCTTTTTTAGGGAGGAAGCTGTAGCCCTGACGGATGAAAGGGTGATTAATAAAATTAAGGGCTTGGTTAAATGAAAAATAAAATAGGCAGGTCGTCCCAATTATAAAATATCTTTGTAAAAAAGTAATCTATGCTTCGTTGGATCATATTTATTGCCATATATATTGCCTTGGGTATATATACGCTTCAAGCCTTAAAAACTGTTTCCAGATATCCCTGGGTGTATTATGCATTTATTCTGTTGTCACTTTTGGTCTTGGGGAATTTCGTGTATCAGTTTACCGTTGGGGATGAAACCGGTAGGGTCTTAAACAGGCCTAAAAGTTATGCATTCGGACTCTTATTGACCATGTTGACCTTTAAATTGATCACGATCATTTTTCTGTTTTCAGAAGATATCTTTAGAATTTTGAGTGGGGGGTACCAGAAATTGTTCGGTACGGCAAAGGAATTTACCTTCCCGGAAAGAAGACGATTTTTAAGCCTCTTGGCCATGGGGATTGCCGCTATTCCCTTTAGTGCCCTTTTGTATGGGATGTACAAGGGAAAATATAATTTTAAGGTACTGAAGTACAATTTGGAATTTGATGATTTGCCAGATGCCTTTCACAATTATCAGATCACCCAGATTTCAGATGTGCACAGTGGCAGTTTTGATAATCGGGAAAAGATTGAGTATGCCATTGACCTTGTCAATCGCCAGAAAAGTGATATTCTCTTGTTTACTGGGGATATGGTGAACAACAAAGCTGACGAGATGAATCCATGGACAGAATTGTTTTCTACCCTGGAGGCGAAAGATGGAAAGTTCTCCATTTTGGGGAACCATGATTATGGGGATTATATAGATTGGGATACCCCAGAGGAGAAAATGAAGAACCTAGAGGATTTAAAAATCCTGCAAAAGAATATCGGCTTTGACCTTTTGTTGAATGAAAGTAGGTATTTGGAGAAGGACGGAGACAAAATTGCCTTGATAGGAGTGGAGAACTGGGGAAGGGGAGGCTTTAAAAAAGCAGGAGACCTTAATATGGCCAAATCCAATGTGGACAAGGACGATTTCAAAATTCTGATGAGCCATGATCCATCCCATTGGGAGGACAAGGTAATCCATGATGATTATCATTATCATCTTACTTTGAGCGGGCATACGCATGGGATGCAGTTTGGGATAGAAATTCCGGGATGGATAAAGTGGAGTCCGGTGAAATGGAGGTATAAATATTGGGCGGGGATCTATGAGGAATTGGGGCAATATATAAATGTGAACCGCGGTTTTGGCTTTTTAGGCTATCCTGGAAGGGTGGGCATTTGGCCCGAGATAACGGTAATTACTTTGAAAAAGAAACGGACGGTGTAATTTTAACGCACTAAAATTCTACAAAAACACAGCTATCGTTAGTATTTTAACATTTTTTCTTACTTTTGATTGATAACCGAAATGTTTCTATATGTCCAAGTTTGGTGAACTAATTGATTTAGACGTACCTGTTCTGTTAGATTTTTATGCAGAGTGGAATGAACAATCCACGGCCATGCATCCCGTATTGAGGGATGTTGCAGCAGCCTTGGGCGATAAAGGAAAGGTGATTAAGATCGATGTTGAAAAGAACAAAGAACTGTCACAGGCATTAAGGGTGAAAGGTTTGCCAACCCTGATGATCTATAAAAAAGGTGAAATGGTATGGCGCCAAAGTGGCGAACAGGATGCCAATACCTTGATTGGGATTTTAAACGAATATATTTAAGCAAAAAAGCGGGATGATCATCATCCCGCTTTTTTATTGCTCTATTCTTCAATGACCGAGGGGACCGTATCCTGTGGCATTGTCCCGCCTTCAATTTCCATACTGTCCATCATTTCCAGCTCTTCTTCCATGGGGAGGTCGTCTTCCAATATATCGTCCTTGTAAAAGTGGCTGAACTTATCTATGTATTCATTAAAGAGCAGGGTTTCCTTTTCTGCAAGGTCCTTATCCCTGTTGCCAATTAGAATATCAATATTCCTTCGGTATCCCTCCATATCGGCTATGATATCATTGATGTTTTCATATTGCTGATTCAACGGGATATTCTCATAATATTCCAATCGCTCCTGATACTTTTTCTTCAGTCTTTGGAACAAGTCCCTGGCCTTTTGGGTTTCCCCAACCTTATAATAGCCGTCCAAGAACGGTTCAACAAAGGCGTAGTATCCAAAATAGTCCAGCGGCATATTGTCCATGGCTATGTTTATGATCTCTTTGGCCTTTTCAATCTTGTTTTCTGCAATGAGCGTTTCCGTCAGTCGAGCTAAATTGCCCCTAAAGGAAAGACTTTGGGACCTCGTTTGTGGGTCGTGATAGATGTCTGGGCTTCCCGCATTGCCCCATTCCCATTTTTTTACAATATCGTACATCAGATCAGAATCGATACGTCCCATTTCGTAAGGACTTAATCGGTCTGTCTTAATTGGCACCAGTTTATAGACTAGTCCGTCTAATTGCAGGTAGTCCTTCATCCAAATGTACTCCCCGTCATCAAAACTACCACCGGAAAAGTAGATGGGACGTTTCCAGTCGTTGTTGGCGATCACATCCAACATCATGATCCTATTTTTGGGCAATGCCCCTTTAGGGAGATCTATATCTATAAAATCAACGATAAGGGCAGAATCTTTTGGTTTTACCAAGCCGCTTTCCAACACATTCTTTTTGTTCACCGGAATCCTGATCTTATTGGTAGGATAGTAAACTATGTTCTGGTTGCTTTCGGAATACTCGCTGAGGTCCGCACCTTGTTTTTGTAGTATATGTTTAAACTTGGTCTGTGGTTTGTTACTTCCCACCCAATTCATAAAGTCTTTAATATTCCAACGACTTTCCGTTACCCCTTGGTAGTAAATAGCGTCCCTAGAGCCGTATTTGTAATCGTCATGGGTAAGTTGTGAAGGGATTGGAGCGCTTTCATAGGCCTGTCTTTTCATCTGGTCTATATACCAATCTGTAGCAAAAAGACTTGTATTGATAACGCGGACATCCGTTCGGTATCCCTCTATTTCTTGTACATACCACAATGGGAAGGTATCATTGTCCCCAATGGTGAACAACATGGAGCCAGCTCCCTTTTGGGTCGATTCCAGATAGGCTTTTGCCGTTGATTGGGCTGTAAATCTATTGGATCTGTCATGGTCGTCCCAATTTTGGTATGCCATCACCCCTGGAACGGCCAAAAGGCATATGATGGTCAATGCAGGCGCCAATATTTTGGGGGCGATCAATTTTTTAAATTCATCAAACAATCCGTATACCCCAATTCCGATCCATATGGCAAATACGTAAAATGAGCCTACCAAGGAATAATCCCTTTCCCTTGGCTGAAAAATAGAGGGGTTCGTATAAAATTGAATGGCAAGCCCTGTGAATAGGAAGAACACCAATAAAACCCAGAATTGTTTTGGGTTTTTTGTGATTTGGAAAATAAGGCCAATGATCCCAAGTAGCAATGGCAAGAAGAAATAGGTGTTCCTACCTTTGTTGTTTAGGACATCACTGGGTAAGTTGTCCTGGCTCCCCCTAAAAAGGTTATCTATAAAATTAATACCGCTCAACCAGTTGCCATGGTTGTCGTACCTGCCTTGTATGTCATCTTGTTTTCCTGTGAAATTCCACATAAAATAACGCCAATACATATATCCAAATTGGAAGTCGATCATGTATTTTACGTTCTCCCAAACAGTTGGCGGTATCACTTCAATGTATTCACTGAATTCCTTTAGAAAACGTATATATTGATCTTCTTGGATCTCTCCAGTGGTGAGTCCGTTCCTAAATTGGTTTACGGCATCGCGCAGTTCTCCGTTGGATCTGTATTCTGGTTTTATCTTGAAGTCCAGGGGGCCAAAATACTTCATGTAATTCTCAGCATTTTGTTCGCTCCACATTCTCGGAAGTAGTCCTACATGGTCCTCGTTGGGGCCTGGGACAGATTCCTTGTAGTGGTTGACGATAACATATTTTCCAAGCTTTTCATCTTTTTCATATTTAGGCTTATCATCCTCCTCCGTGCCCGAGGTAGCAAACAAATTGGAATAGTACGTACCGTAAATAGGACTGTCTACCCCTGGGTATTGTTCTCTATTGTAATAGGCCAATAAGGAACGTGCATCCGATGGATTGTTTTCATTGATGACCGTATTGGCATTGGCCCTAATGGGGAGCATCAACCAAGAAGAAAACCCTAGGAAAAGGAACATGGCGCATAATACAAGGGTGTTTGCTTTCCTGAAATCGTTTTTTCGGGTATAGCTCAATCCAAAATAAAAGACACTTATAAAAATAAGTCCCATGATGATAGTCCCTGAATTAAAGGGAAGTCCAATGGTATTGACAAAGAATATCTCACTCCAGCCAAATGCAACCAAGACATAAGTAAGGGAAAATTTATAGACCAACATCAAAAGTGCCACGACCAAAATATTGGCCAACAGGAAATTTTTAACGGTTGTAGTCTTGTATTTTTTAAAGTAGTACAATAGACCAATGGAAGGAATGGTCAAAAAGCCCATAAACTGTATTCCAAAAGTGAGGCCTACAACAAAGGACATAAGGATCAACCATCTATTGCCTCTTGGATCGTCTAGGTCATCTGTCCATCTCAATCCCAACCAAAGTAGAAGGGACATGATTAAACTGGCCATGGCATAAACCTCTGTTTCCACAGCGTTGAACCAAAAACTATCAGAATAAGTGAAAGCCAAGGCGCCAATTAAACCACTGGCCAATATGGCGATTGCCTTACTGTTTGTAATTGGTTCGTCCTTGCCTATCAATTTTTTTACGAGGTTGGTCGTTGTCCAGAATAGAAATAAAATGGTAAAGGCGCTAGAAATTCCAGAAAGGTAATTGACCATTTTGGCAACCTGTCCCGGTTCCAGGGCGAACATGGAGATAAAAGCCCCCAACATTTGAAGTAGCGGTGCTCCCGGAGGATGACCAACTTGAAGTTTTGCCGAGGTGGCAATATATTCACCCGCATCCCAATAACTGCCCGTAGGCTCTACGGTTATACCATATGTGATTAGGGCTATAAAAAAAACGACCCATCCAAGGATGGTGTCCCATTTCTCAAAATCTTTCGAAAACATGTATGCCAAATTTACCAGTTGGGGCGAATTTACTAATTAAAATAGATATGCGTTGAAATTTTTCGCAAACCTTTAACAGGGTTTTTTTTCATTTTTTTAATATTGTTGCCCAAAATATTTGCGCATATTAAACTTTGTTTTAAATTTGCACGCTCTTAAGCAATGCTGGCCTATGGTGTAATTGGCAACACAGCTGGTTTTGGTCCAGTCGTTCTAGGTTCGAGTCCTAGTAGGCCAACATCCAAAATGGAAGTCCCGATACTGAAAAGTATCGGGATTTTTTTTGCTAATTATTTAATGCTGTGGGGAATAAGAGATTCTTAGTAAAACAACACAATGGTCCACTTGGACGATACGGCGGAAATTGGAATTAATTTTAAAGGTGGGAAGGGGCATATCCCGAAATTGGATACACCAGAATACTTTTGAGATAGGAAAAGCAGTTTACCGCGAAAAAAAAAGAATTAAAATTTTCTGAGCTTTCAGATAAGGTCATCAGCAATTAAAAATTTAACCTTTTTAAATCTCAGATCCCGTGATCAATTTGTTGATGATGAGGTAGCCAGATATCAGGGGCAGCATATGGGCGATTTCCCCTGCCTCTGGGAAAAGAAAGAATATAACGATCCATGCAAAAAATAATGCTGCTATAAATTTCCAAGTGATGACTTTCATTTATTTATTTAGGTTTTAGTAGGAAGCTAAAGTAATTGGCTTCTTAAGACGGGATGAACGTTTTTCTAGTTTAAATTAACTCATTTGATTAACCCCAGTGTTGGCGGAGGGTGCCAAGTTCCTAATGTCTTCTAGTTGGATGGC encodes the following:
- a CDS encoding metallophosphoesterase, producing the protein MLRWIIFIAIYIALGIYTLQALKTVSRYPWVYYAFILLSLLVLGNFVYQFTVGDETGRVLNRPKSYAFGLLLTMLTFKLITIIFLFSEDIFRILSGGYQKLFGTAKEFTFPERRRFLSLLAMGIAAIPFSALLYGMYKGKYNFKVLKYNLEFDDLPDAFHNYQITQISDVHSGSFDNREKIEYAIDLVNRQKSDILLFTGDMVNNKADEMNPWTELFSTLEAKDGKFSILGNHDYGDYIDWDTPEEKMKNLEDLKILQKNIGFDLLLNESRYLEKDGDKIALIGVENWGRGGFKKAGDLNMAKSNVDKDDFKILMSHDPSHWEDKVIHDDYHYHLTLSGHTHGMQFGIEIPGWIKWSPVKWRYKYWAGIYEELGQYINVNRGFGFLGYPGRVGIWPEITVITLKKKRTV
- a CDS encoding isoaspartyl peptidase/L-asparaginase family protein; its protein translation is MKRRNFLKNSTIGTAGLISTPILASFDTDGSNSLTAAQSLNTPFPIVICTWNFANATAKAWEVLSAGGNSLDAVEQGVMIEEADVDNQTVGKGGRPDRDGNVTLDACIMDKDGNCGAVVYLQNITHAVAVARKVMEKTPHVMLAGKGAEQFAYANGFVQEDLLTEKSKKEWLEWKKTSQYKPVINIENHDTIGMLAIDKNGDVSGACTTSGMAYKYGGRIGDSPIIGAGLFVDNEVGGATATGVGEEVVRTVGSFLIVELMRQGKSPQQACEEGVRRIMAKNKDRKDFQIGFIAINKKGETGSYCVHPGFSYNMITDQGQVNQPSESYIKP
- a CDS encoding copper homeostasis protein CutC, with the protein product MIIEVCANSLESALNAQKGGADRIELCAELGVGGITPSPGLMKSVKKHITIPIHVLIRPRSGDFTYSKSDFETIKNDILFCKDMGFEGVVSGVLYKDFKIDIERTKEMVDLAKGMEFTFHRAFDWVLNPMEALDQLQGLGVANILTSGQEISALKGLQLLERLQEKASVCTIMPGGGVKPENVLEFKKREFKAVHLSGTKFYKTLDALPGISMNSPVFFREEAVALTDERVINKIKGLVK
- the polA gene encoding DNA polymerase I yields the protein MAEQKRLFLLDAYALIFRGYYALIKNPRINSKGMDTSAVMGFVNSLFDVIKREKPDHLAVCFDKGGSTERTEMFADYKANRDETPDAIRQAVPYIQDILKAMHIPVVELYGLEADDIIGTLAKQAEKEDYKVFMVTPDKDFGQLVSENIFMYRPARMGNGIEIWGIPEVKERFGVERPEQVIDYLGMMGDASDNIPGLPGVGDKTAKKFIAEFGSMENLLANTDKLKGKMKEKIQENKELGILSKKLATICVTCDVTFNAKDYELSMPDSEKVQELFEELEFRRLKDQFLKLFSTEEETTTTPVSSTPTAKKQAQEAGGGQFSLFGGDVNQPSGTLESVSSRKTIKDVPHIYQSVAPGMAMKLFIQNLLKQTSVCFDTETTSLNPLEAQLVGIAFSWEPGKGFYIPFPEEKEEAQEIIEQLRPFFESEKIEKIGQNLKYDIKVLDKYKIKVKGKCFDTMLAHYLINPDMRHNMDVLAETYLNYTPISITELIGKKGKNQMSMREIPLDKQTEYAVEDADITFQLAQHFRPELAEAKTEDLFNDIEIPLLHVLADMELEGIKLDTEFLNSLSKDLDNDIKNLESKIYEDAGEEFNIGSPKQLGEILFDKMKLVDKPKKTKTGQYSTAEDVLSYLAKDHAIIQHVLEYRGLSKLKSTYIDALPGQVEPTTGRVHTDYMQTVAATGRLSSNNPNLQNIPIRTERGRQVRKAFVPRNEDYILLAADYSQIELRIIAALSQETTMIEAFKNGEDIHASTASKVFNVPLEEVTREQRSNAKTVNFGIIYGVSAFGLSNQTDLSRGEAKDLIDTYYKTYPKLRNYISEQIEFAREHGYVQTVLGRRRYLKDINGSNAVVRGAAERNAVNAPIQGSAADIIKIAMINIHKKLEEGNYKTKMLLQVHDELVFDVYKPELEELKTMIKTEMESAYTLSVPLDVEMGVGDNWLQAH
- a CDS encoding thioredoxin family protein, giving the protein MSKFGELIDLDVPVLLDFYAEWNEQSTAMHPVLRDVAAALGDKGKVIKIDVEKNKELSQALRVKGLPTLMIYKKGEMVWRQSGEQDANTLIGILNEYI
- a CDS encoding DUF2723 domain-containing protein yields the protein MFSKDFEKWDTILGWVVFFIALITYGITVEPTGSYWDAGEYIATSAKLQVGHPPGAPLLQMLGAFISMFALEPGQVAKMVNYLSGISSAFTILFLFWTTTNLVKKLIGKDEPITNSKAIAILASGLIGALAFTYSDSFWFNAVETEVYAMASLIMSLLLWLGLRWTDDLDDPRGNRWLILMSFVVGLTFGIQFMGFLTIPSIGLLYYFKKYKTTTVKNFLLANILVVALLMLVYKFSLTYVLVAFGWSEIFFVNTIGLPFNSGTIIMGLIFISVFYFGLSYTRKNDFRKANTLVLCAMFLFLGFSSWLMLPIRANANTVINENNPSDARSLLAYYNREQYPGVDSPIYGTYYSNLFATSGTEEDDKPKYEKDEKLGKYVIVNHYKESVPGPNEDHVGLLPRMWSEQNAENYMKYFGPLDFKIKPEYRSNGELRDAVNQFRNGLTTGEIQEDQYIRFLKEFSEYIEVIPPTVWENVKYMIDFQFGYMYWRYFMWNFTGKQDDIQGRYDNHGNWLSGINFIDNLFRGSQDNLPSDVLNNKGRNTYFFLPLLLGIIGLIFQITKNPKQFWVLLVFFLFTGLAIQFYTNPSIFQPRERDYSLVGSFYVFAIWIGIGVYGLFDEFKKLIAPKILAPALTIICLLAVPGVMAYQNWDDHDRSNRFTAQSTAKAYLESTQKGAGSMLFTIGDNDTFPLWYVQEIEGYRTDVRVINTSLFATDWYIDQMKRQAYESAPIPSQLTHDDYKYGSRDAIYYQGVTESRWNIKDFMNWVGSNKPQTKFKHILQKQGADLSEYSESNQNIVYYPTNKIRIPVNKKNVLESGLVKPKDSALIVDFIDIDLPKGALPKNRIMMLDVIANNDWKRPIYFSGGSFDDGEYIWMKDYLQLDGLVYKLVPIKTDRLSPYEMGRIDSDLMYDIVKKWEWGNAGSPDIYHDPQTRSQSLSFRGNLARLTETLIAENKIEKAKEIINIAMDNMPLDYFGYYAFVEPFLDGYYKVGETQKARDLFQRLKKKYQERLEYYENIPLNQQYENINDIIADMEGYRRNIDILIGNRDKDLAEKETLLFNEYIDKFSHFYKDDILEDDLPMEEELEMMDSMEIEGGTMPQDTVPSVIEE